In Desulfovibrio gilichinskyi, a genomic segment contains:
- a CDS encoding pirin family protein, with the protein MRREIGQIFKGEPVTEGAGVKLHRAFGYFEASLFDPFLMLDDFRSHNPEDYIKGFTWHPHRGIETITYIHSGDVEHGDSLGNKGIISSGSVQWMTAGSGIIHQEMPKGDENGSMLGFQLWANLPASHKMIEPCYREIGKDEVPEIVRENGTKIKIIAGTVDGIKGPARNIAIDPEYLDCRVPAGLEFVHPTNREYTVFIYVIDGQGTVNGSEVKNRSLVLFDKGDELAVTAGKEGLRFLLISGKPLNEPIFWRGPIVMNSMEELDLAFKEYKDGTFIKHNP; encoded by the coding sequence GTGAGACGTGAGATAGGTCAAATTTTTAAAGGGGAACCTGTTACTGAAGGGGCAGGTGTAAAGCTGCATCGTGCTTTCGGATATTTTGAAGCATCTCTTTTTGATCCATTTCTGATGCTGGATGATTTCCGTTCGCATAATCCGGAAGATTACATCAAAGGTTTCACGTGGCATCCTCATCGGGGAATAGAAACCATAACCTATATTCACAGTGGTGATGTAGAGCATGGCGACAGTCTCGGTAATAAAGGGATAATTTCATCAGGCAGTGTGCAATGGATGACTGCCGGAAGTGGAATTATTCATCAGGAAATGCCCAAGGGAGATGAAAACGGTTCCATGCTGGGATTTCAGTTATGGGCAAATCTTCCTGCGTCTCATAAGATGATTGAGCCCTGCTACCGCGAAATAGGCAAAGATGAAGTTCCGGAAATTGTACGAGAAAACGGTACTAAAATAAAAATTATTGCAGGTACTGTTGACGGTATAAAAGGCCCGGCGCGCAATATTGCCATTGATCCTGAATACCTTGACTGCCGCGTTCCGGCAGGACTAGAATTTGTTCATCCGACAAACAGAGAATACACCGTTTTTATTTATGTAATAGATGGGCAGGGAACCGTAAACGGTTCCGAAGTTAAAAACCGCTCACTTGTTCTGTTTGATAAAGGTGATGAGCTGGCCGTAACCGCCGGCAAAGAAGGTTTGCGCTTTCTGCTCATTTCCGGCAAACCATTAAATGAACCTATCTTCTGGCGCGGTCCTATAGTTATGAACTCCATGGAAGAGTTGGATCTGGCATTTAAAGAGTATAAGGACGGAACATTTATAAAACACAACCCATAG
- the acs gene encoding acetate--CoA ligase: protein MNEENKIESLSTEHRIFNPPTNPTACVKSLEEYKAIYDRSINDMDGFWAERAEELLTWDRKWDTVLEYDFDKPEIKWFEGGKLNASANCLDRHLENGRRNKAALIWQGEQDNEVKVYTYDMLHREVCRFANVLKKLGVEKGDRVSIYLPMIPELAIAMLACTRIGAPHTIIFAGFSSNSLRDRINDCGVKVHITGDGVLRGGRVIPLKPNSDEALKECPTVEQCVVVPRAGNEVNMVEGRDHLWADLMSDPDITDNCPYELMDSEDPLFILYTSGSTGKPKGVFHTTGGYMTYAAHTCQWVFDLKDDDVHWCTADIGWVTGHSYIVYGPLALGATSVMFESVPTYPDPARFWQICEKFRVNIFYTAPTAIRALMREGDQWTEKYDLSSLRILGTVGEPINPEAWMWYHNQIGGGKLPIVDTWWQTETGGHVLSPLPYATPLKPGSATLPLPGIDAAIVDRHGNEVGPNEGGFLVIRKPWPGMLRGVWGNQERFKQQYFQGFPGVYESGDGARRDEDGYFWIMGRVDDVINVSGHRLGTAEIESALVSHPAVSEAAVVGMPHEIKGQSIYAYVTLKAEFDEGEDITKELRNHVRKEIGPLAAPEVIQFSPSLPKTRSGKIMRRILRKIVEGDTANLGDTSTLADPSVVTALIEGYHEIMNSK from the coding sequence ATGAATGAAGAAAATAAAATTGAAAGCCTTTCCACTGAACACAGAATTTTTAACCCTCCGACCAACCCGACTGCATGTGTAAAAAGCCTTGAAGAATATAAAGCCATTTATGATCGTTCCATCAACGATATGGATGGATTCTGGGCTGAACGCGCAGAGGAACTCCTCACATGGGACCGTAAATGGGACACTGTCCTTGAATATGATTTCGACAAACCTGAAATCAAATGGTTTGAAGGCGGAAAGCTCAATGCCTCTGCAAACTGCCTTGACCGTCATCTGGAAAATGGACGCCGTAACAAAGCAGCCCTTATCTGGCAGGGTGAGCAGGACAATGAGGTAAAAGTTTACACATACGATATGCTTCATCGTGAAGTTTGCCGGTTTGCAAATGTGCTTAAAAAGCTTGGCGTTGAAAAAGGTGATCGTGTTTCAATCTATCTGCCCATGATTCCGGAACTGGCCATTGCCATGCTGGCCTGTACCAGAATTGGAGCTCCTCACACAATCATTTTTGCAGGCTTCAGCTCCAACAGCCTTCGTGACCGCATCAATGACTGCGGCGTAAAAGTTCACATCACAGGTGACGGAGTTCTAAGAGGCGGCAGAGTCATTCCTTTGAAACCTAATTCAGATGAAGCTCTTAAAGAATGCCCCACGGTTGAACAATGTGTTGTTGTCCCGAGAGCAGGCAATGAAGTTAACATGGTTGAAGGGAGAGATCACCTGTGGGCAGATCTTATGTCCGACCCGGATATAACCGACAACTGTCCTTATGAGCTGATGGATTCGGAAGATCCTCTCTTTATCCTCTACACTTCCGGCAGTACCGGAAAACCGAAAGGTGTTTTCCACACAACCGGCGGTTACATGACTTACGCAGCACACACCTGCCAGTGGGTCTTCGACCTTAAAGACGACGATGTTCATTGGTGTACAGCGGATATCGGCTGGGTAACCGGACATTCATATATTGTATACGGCCCGCTCGCTCTCGGAGCGACCAGTGTAATGTTTGAATCTGTACCCACCTACCCTGACCCGGCAAGATTCTGGCAGATCTGTGAAAAATTCAGAGTTAATATTTTCTACACAGCACCTACGGCCATTCGCGCACTGATGCGTGAAGGCGATCAATGGACTGAAAAATATGATCTCTCCAGCCTGCGCATTCTGGGAACAGTCGGCGAACCGATCAATCCTGAGGCATGGATGTGGTATCATAACCAGATAGGCGGGGGAAAACTCCCTATCGTAGACACATGGTGGCAGACCGAAACAGGTGGGCATGTTCTCTCTCCGCTGCCATACGCCACACCACTCAAACCGGGGTCCGCAACACTACCGCTGCCCGGTATTGATGCCGCGATTGTGGACAGACACGGCAATGAAGTCGGACCGAATGAAGGCGGATTCCTTGTTATCAGAAAACCGTGGCCCGGAATGCTTCGGGGTGTCTGGGGCAATCAGGAAAGATTCAAGCAACAATACTTCCAGGGATTCCCCGGCGTATATGAATCCGGTGACGGAGCACGCAGAGACGAAGACGGCTATTTCTGGATCATGGGTCGCGTTGATGACGTTATCAATGTATCAGGTCACAGGCTCGGAACAGCCGAAATCGAATCGGCTCTGGTTTCACATCCAGCTGTTTCAGAAGCAGCAGTTGTCGGAATGCCGCATGAAATTAAAGGGCAATCTATTTATGCTTACGTGACTCTCAAGGCTGAATTCGATGAAGGCGAAGATATCACCAAGGAACTGCGCAATCATGTCCGCAAAGAAATCGGACCTCTGGCCGCACCGGAAGTGATTCAGTTCTCACCGTCACTGCCTAAAACCAGAAGCGGTAAAATCATGCGCAGAATTCTTCGTAAGATTGTTGAAGGTGACACTGCAAATCTCGGTGACACTTCAACACTGGCTGATCCGTCAGTAGTCACAGCTCTTATCGAAGGTTACCATGAAATTATGAATTCTAAATAA
- a CDS encoding glycosyltransferase family 9 protein has product MKALVINLTRFGDLLQTQPVVSGLVQNGYETSIMCLENFAGTTDLMRDVSLTFALPGASVLAALDRDWRESLKLFEIFCAEVLEQIDPDLIVNLTPSLPARLLAMRFSRMEGKVRELRGFAVDSFGFNADTTPWAGFLQVASANRGASPFNVVDLFSRVAGLGNTVPFKLADPSPEMKVASDILFAETIDGAEGYVGFQPGASEERRRWPVKYFRELGERLWKELRKVPVLLGTKGERHLGDRILEGASFPSVNLMGKTGLPELAAVLGKLDVLVTNDTGTMHLAAGAGTPVAAIFLATAQPWDTGPAAVNSLCLEPDVDCHPCPFGVPCPHDNMCRYEVSADAVFEAVSKFITKGVWEASTLKGARLYLTGRDELGFMSLTSRSDHNDTDRYKWIMLQRELYRRFLDDEDISALTLHGEPPSLEFRLRLVRPLSEARDILFLLSKQAQLLQDNPMENLKVKFLANFQKIQDILSSCPELTVLSSLWYFESRANDTMDGLALLLSRYMGLVSALYVSFE; this is encoded by the coding sequence ATGAAAGCTCTTGTCATAAATCTTACGCGTTTCGGAGATTTACTCCAAACTCAACCTGTGGTTTCCGGCCTTGTGCAAAACGGATATGAGACCAGCATCATGTGTCTTGAAAATTTTGCCGGAACAACGGATCTTATGCGGGATGTTTCTTTAACTTTTGCCTTGCCGGGAGCTTCTGTTCTTGCCGCTCTTGACCGTGACTGGCGGGAATCCTTAAAGCTTTTTGAAATATTTTGCGCTGAAGTGCTGGAGCAGATTGATCCTGATCTAATAGTGAACTTAACCCCGTCACTTCCTGCACGTCTGCTGGCAATGCGGTTTAGCCGAATGGAGGGAAAGGTGCGGGAACTGCGCGGTTTTGCCGTGGACAGTTTCGGTTTTAACGCTGATACCACTCCGTGGGCAGGATTTCTTCAAGTCGCTTCGGCTAACAGAGGGGCCAGTCCCTTTAACGTTGTTGATCTTTTCAGCAGGGTAGCCGGACTCGGGAATACAGTTCCTTTTAAACTTGCTGATCCTTCACCTGAAATGAAGGTGGCATCTGACATACTTTTTGCTGAAACTATAGACGGAGCAGAAGGATACGTAGGCTTTCAACCAGGAGCAAGTGAAGAACGCAGACGCTGGCCAGTTAAATATTTCAGAGAACTTGGCGAACGGTTATGGAAAGAACTGCGGAAGGTTCCTGTGCTTCTAGGAACCAAAGGAGAACGACATCTCGGAGACAGAATTCTTGAAGGAGCTTCTTTTCCGTCCGTAAATTTGATGGGTAAAACCGGCCTCCCTGAACTTGCTGCAGTGCTTGGCAAGCTTGATGTGCTTGTGACAAACGATACCGGAACAATGCATCTTGCCGCCGGAGCTGGAACACCTGTTGCTGCGATTTTTCTGGCTACAGCTCAGCCTTGGGATACAGGACCGGCGGCAGTCAACTCGCTTTGTCTGGAACCCGATGTTGATTGTCATCCCTGCCCGTTTGGAGTCCCCTGTCCACATGATAATATGTGCCGGTATGAGGTTAGCGCAGATGCCGTTTTTGAGGCGGTCTCTAAGTTCATTACTAAAGGAGTATGGGAAGCTTCAACCTTGAAGGGAGCCCGTTTATATCTCACCGGACGGGATGAACTTGGTTTTATGTCCCTGACGTCGCGTTCAGACCACAATGATACTGACCGCTATAAATGGATAATGCTTCAACGTGAACTATATCGTCGTTTTCTTGACGATGAAGATATTTCTGCACTGACACTGCATGGCGAACCTCCTTCACTTGAATTTCGTTTAAGACTTGTAAGGCCGCTTTCAGAAGCACGGGATATTCTCTTTCTGCTGAGTAAACAAGCGCAGCTTTTGCAAGACAATCCTATGGAAAATCTTAAGGTTAAATTTTTGGCTAACTTTCAAAAAATACAGGATATTTTGTCTTCATGCCCTGAGCTTACAGTCCTTTCTTCTCTTTGGTATTTTGAGTCCAGAGCGAATGATACAATGGATGGACTTGCGCTTCTTTTAAGTCGTTACATGGGGCTTGTCTCTGCGCTTTATGTCTCTTTTGAATAA
- a CDS encoding PilZ domain-containing protein — translation MDKLNLQLLLDKINTVIVAPVMKIFKTMPPESIPIILAAAGALALLASLVAYLIIRPSSKKQSSETSGKEKLISSFKDNGVILDIALPDAHENVLARAVITDIKEDRLSLEIVYDMGLSEQQESGRILLMFPPEKTATGTVNSFKVTIATLQCKKEGCSRLSTTLPQAFSAVIRRRHKRKKVIDQQFIRVKIWLGKPDTDDASFADSIPDLAVNSYDPRSGGHEDNEVINISNGGLAISTPLILSENKFDTDTDVLINIFMFNFRQKIFKPYWYAGKIRTVENINRASCRLGVGFTMSGTIRDENEQFIDWVKI, via the coding sequence ATGGATAAATTAAACCTTCAGCTCTTGTTAGACAAAATAAATACAGTGATCGTAGCCCCGGTTATGAAAATTTTTAAGACCATGCCTCCGGAGTCTATACCCATCATACTTGCAGCTGCCGGAGCCTTAGCTTTACTTGCTTCGCTTGTTGCTTATCTCATAATCCGACCTTCTTCAAAAAAACAAAGCAGCGAAACTTCCGGCAAAGAAAAGTTGATATCAAGTTTCAAAGATAACGGCGTAATCTTGGACATTGCTCTTCCTGATGCGCATGAAAATGTTCTGGCAAGAGCTGTTATTACGGACATAAAAGAGGACAGATTAAGCTTAGAAATAGTTTACGATATGGGTCTGTCGGAGCAACAGGAATCCGGCCGGATACTGCTGATGTTCCCACCGGAGAAAACAGCAACAGGAACAGTTAACAGCTTCAAAGTAACAATAGCGACTCTTCAATGTAAAAAAGAAGGATGCAGCAGATTAAGCACAACTCTTCCACAAGCTTTTTCAGCAGTTATCCGCCGCCGTCATAAGCGCAAAAAAGTTATCGATCAACAATTCATACGGGTTAAAATATGGCTAGGAAAGCCGGATACAGATGATGCTTCGTTTGCGGATTCCATTCCTGATCTGGCTGTTAATTCGTATGACCCAAGATCCGGCGGTCATGAAGACAATGAAGTTATTAATATTTCGAACGGTGGGCTAGCAATCAGCACGCCTCTCATCTTAAGCGAAAATAAATTTGATACGGATACGGATGTGCTTATCAATATTTTTATGTTCAATTTTCGACAAAAAATATTCAAACCTTATTGGTATGCAGGTAAAATACGCACGGTTGAAAATATCAACAGAGCATCATGCAGACTTGGTGTGGGTTTCACCATGAGTGGAACCATACGGGATGAAAATGAACAATTTATTGATTGGGTTAAAATTTAA